The following proteins come from a genomic window of Lycium ferocissimum isolate CSIRO_LF1 chromosome 4, AGI_CSIRO_Lferr_CH_V1, whole genome shotgun sequence:
- the LOC132051766 gene encoding nuclear-pore anchor produces the protein MPLFISDEEYSRCSNDVVLVAEKADEFIRDLYNQLETVKAQADASSITAEQTCSVLEHKYVSLSSEYSALQLQYSELKGSFDGRVDELSRVQAEKQQAYLQSIGKDGDVDRLSTEASELRKTKRQLMELVEQKDLEISEKNSSIKSYLDKIVHLTDIAADREARVCDLETEVSRCQASCSRLLQEKELVERHNAWLNDELTAKVNGLMELRKAHSELEADMSAKLADAERRFNECDRSLKRKEEQVRELELKFTSLEQDLLSSKDVAAVKEEQMSGEIATLNKLVELYKESSEEWSKKAGELEGVIKALESHGNQIENDYKERLEKEVSAKKELEEEVACLKDKLAKSEAELKKGEDTLKLLPLSYFTSESLPNSVEAGDMVEDDRMVVPNLPIGVSGTALAASLLREGWSLAKMYTKYQEAVDALRHEQLGRKQAQDVLERVLYEIEEKAGVILDERAEHERLEDAYTLLNEKLQHSLSQQADLERNILELRADMRRRDRDYAVAQAEIVDLQEQVTVLLKECRDIQFRGGSVGPKSDDSVVSSSLIMFGAESNADDVGRLLSYKDINGLVEQNVQLRGLVRRFTDQIENRESELKEKYEKELQKHIDESKSQVNAVLERADEQGKMIESLHTSVAMYRKLCEEHTVVSPDTQSQKLAEVERQEVMLIPDSSHEVLGRAQERAFERVKCLEEESSRLRSELISLRSEREKSALEAQFARDKLDRYMKDFELLREEHNAVITRNVEFSQLIVDYQKKLRESYESSNAAEELSQKLKMEVSILKSEKELLINAEKRASDEVSNLSQRVHGLQAHLDTLQSTENVRDEARAAERKKQEEYIKHIEKEWAEAKKQLQEERDNVGNLRRERDSALNNALRQIEEMRKELTSTSHSVAAAESRAVVAEGRSADLEEKLKASQSKVSERADEGGPSSSTELSDNVHSAEEVKRLREEVEINKNHMLQYKSIAQANEEALKQMELAYENLKVEADRVKKSMEEEALSLRKHVNELESECNLKSIEAASATAGKEEAVIATLAEISSLKEDSSAKMSQISNLEAQITALKDDLDKEHQRWRAAQDNYERQVILQSETIQELTRTSQALAALQEESSELRKLSDILKTENNALKAKWEAELSALEVSKIEAEKKYAEANEQNKILLDRLEGLHIKLAEKDRVSAGVSSGSTMAESDDGLMNVVNYLRRSKEIAETEISLLRQERLRLQSQLENALRRAEVAEASLSSERENSRAQVLSEEEFKSLQLKVRELNLLRESNLQLREESKYNVDECQKLRQAAQKMKTEVEDLQKLLNERQADVEACRKEIEMQKLDKEQLERRVSELVERYKSFDLEEYARLKESASQMQVNLREKDAELEKIKKALSEQQNLVSSLDQDLTKSRTELSQRESRINEILQSEASARSEVDKQRRLNAQLKKRADNLLKEKDRADNLSKEKDDLARENQALSKQLEDAKQGKRTADAADEQALKDKEKEKNTRIQGLEKVIAQERSKRSKIQKTISDSYGTVTQQRSKLLEELDKHKQALKMLTDEVEKIRQTKGSQTEGTSVDQLLSGTHLEDFTAAYLQAVDEFERVARNALRASGAGDTSAPDASVSGSVVPGPAATPPPPASLLTSTPAVGKAEEERRLVLSKITSETRKTGRKLVRPRITKPEEPLADVEMQDTDESSHSRKHVTPQNAENLDNATLPTQPPIRKRPSAASTSDLQEETPATGETCLDVAQPVLKKSKHLEAPQEGSEDKSAGNVEISESLPTTEEHDAGDETQGLKEEASDIEKDETTLSGEQVEEPPVVATNQAESQVDRTDVADDTFVRPNEVSTPDNESTFQVQQEREQLSMDEREEGELIADPEDIGDLDGGSNLSMGSPENLEPQTDNLAVTDEDSLLAPTDTGEIESSQLPDDDKNDEVDATEELAESSDKLNDGGDQVAAESDQAVDTVVTGEKPSSSPVHSSNSKEGGPVDSAASETEEGKQVSPVNRSSRTINLNERARERASIRQAAMLSSTPTRGRGRVLRGRGGRSGRGGRGPISGPQG, from the exons ATGCCGTTATTTATATCGGACGAGGAATACTCACGGTGTTCAAACGACGTCGTTTTAGTAGCGGAAAAAGCGGATGAGTTTATACGCGATTTGTACAATCAATTGGAGACTGTGAAAGCACAAGCTGATGCTTCATCTATTACTGCTGAACAAACTTGTTCTGTGCTTGAACACAAGTACGTTTCGCTTTCTTCCGAGTACTCTGCGCTTCAATTGCAGTACTCTGAACTTAAGGGTTCCTTTGATGGACGTGTCGATGAACTCTCGAGAGTACAAGCTGAGAAACAGCAAGCTTACCTCCAATCT ATTGGAAAGGATGGAGATGTGGACCGGTTATCAACAGAGGCTTCAGAGCTCCGGAAAACCAAGAGACAGTTGATGGAATTGGTGGAGCAGAAAGACTTGGAGATCAGTGAGAAAAATTCCAGTATCAAAAGCTATCTTGATAAGATAGTTCACTTGACTGATATTGCTGCAGATAGGGAAGCACGGGTCTGTGACTTGGAGACTGAAGTATCACGCTGTCAGGCTTCTTGTTCGCGGCTTTTGCAGGAGAAGGAGCTTGTTGAGAGGCATAATGCATGGCTTAATGATGAGTTAACGGCGAAGGTCAATGGTCTCATGGAGCTGCGTAAAGCTCATTCTGAGCTTGAGGCTGATATGTCTGCCAAACTAGCTGATGCCGAGAGAAGATTTAATGAATGTGATAGGTCTTTGAAGAGAAAAGAGGAACAAGTGAGAGAACTGGAGTTAAAGTTCACTTCTCTAGAGCAAGATTTATTATCTTCCAAGGATGTAGCAGCTGTGAAAGAGGAGCAAATGTCTGGTGAGATTGCAACGTTAAACAAGCTTGTGGAATTGTACAAGGAGAGCTCCGAGGAATGGTCTAAAAAGGCAGGAGAACTTGAAGGAGTAATTAAAGCTTTGGAGAGTCATGGAAACCAAATAGAGAATGACTATAAAGAGAGGCTCGAGAAAGAAGTATCTGCAAAGAAAGAACTAGAGGAGGAGGTTGCATGTTTGAAAGATAAGCTTGCGAAAAGCGAAGCGGAATTAAAAAAGGGAGAAGATACATTAAAACTTCTTCCTTTGAGTTATTTTACGAGTGAATCATTGCCAAACTCAGTTGAAGCTGGTGACATGGTTGAGGATGATCGCATGGTTGTACCTAATCTGCCTATTGGTGTTTCAGGAACCGCATTAGCAGCTTCACTTCTTCGGGAGGGTTGGAGTCTGGCCAAGATGTACACCAAGTATCAGGAAGCTGTTGATGCACTACGACATGAACAATTGGGAAGAAAACAAGCTCAAGATGTATTGGAGCGAGTACTCTATGAAATAGAGGAGAAAGCTGGAGTTATCTTGGATGAGCGAGCTGAACATGAAAGGCTGGAAGATGCTTACACTTTGCTAAATGAAAAACTGCAGCATTCTCTCTCTCAACAAGCTGATTTAGAGAGAAACATTCTGGAATTAAGGGCTGATATGAGAAGGCGTGACCGTGATTATGCAGTTGCTCAGGCGGAGATAGTTGACCTCCAAGAACAGGTGACGGTGCTTTTAAAGGAATGTCGTGATATACAATTCCGTGGTGGATCGGTGGGACCTAAAAGTGACGATTCCGTGGTATCAAGTTCTTTAATTATGTTTGGTGCTGAATCTAATGCTGATGATGTTGGACGGCTGTTGAGCTACAAGGACATAAATGGTCTGGTTGAACAAAATGTCCAGCTAAGAGGCCTAGTTCGCAGATTTACTGACCAGATTGAGAACAGAGAGTCAGAGCTGAAGGAAAAGTATGAGAAGGAGCTTCAGAAGCATATTGATGAATCTAAATCCCAGGTAAATGCAGTACTGGAAAGAGCTGATGAGCAGGGAAAGATGATTGAATCACTCCATACATCTGTGGCAATGTACAGAAAACTTTGTGAAGAGCATACAGTTGTTTCTCCTGATACTCAATCTCAAAAGTTAGCAGAGGTTGAAAGGCAGGAAGTGATGCTTATACCTGATTCTTCACATGAAGTTTTAGGGAGAGCACAAGAACGGGCTTTTGAGCGTGTAAAATGTCTTGAAGAAGAATCGTCAAGATTACGGAGCGAGCTAATCTCTCTTCGCTCGGAGCGTGAGAAGTCAGCTCTGGAAGCACAGTTTGCCCGAGATAAACTTGACAGATATATGAAAGATTTTGAGCTCCTCAGAGAGGAGCATAATGCTGTCATCACGAGAAATGTTGAGTTCTCACAGTTGATAGTTGACTACCAGAAGAAGCTGCGAGAAAGTTATGAGTCATCGAATGCTGCTGAAGAGCTTTCTCAAAAGCTAAAAATGGAGGTGTCTATTCTAAAGAGTGAAAAGGAATTGCTGATAAATGCTGAAAAGAGAGCTTCTGATGAAGTAAGTAATTTGTCACAGAGGGTGCATGGTTTGCAGGCCCATTTAGATACACTGCAGAGTACTGAGAACGTCCGCGATGAGGCAAGAGCTGCTGAGAGGAAAAAGCAAGAAGAGTATATTAAACACATTGAGAAAGAGTGGGCTGAAGCTAAGAAACAATTGCAAGAAGAGCGTGATAATGTTGGGAACCTTAGGCGTGAGCGAGATAGTGCTCTGAACAATGCATTGAGGCAAATCGAAGAAATGAGAAAGGAACTGACCAGCACATCGCATTCTGTGGCTGCTGCTGAATCTAGAGCTGTTGTTGCTGAGGGACGATCTGCTGATTTAGAGGAAAAATTAAAAGCTTCACAAAGCAAGGTTTCTGAAAGAGCTGATGAAGGTGGTCCTTCCTCTTCTACTGAGCTTTCTGACAACGTGCACTCTGCTGAAGAAGTTAAAAGACTCAGAGAAGAGGTGGAGATTAACAAAAATCACATGCTGCAATATAAAAGCATAGCTCAGGCTAATGAAGAAGCGTTGAAGCAGATGGAATTGGCGTATGAGAACCTCAAAGTAGAAGCTGATAGAGTGAAAAAATCAATGGAAGAGGAAGCTTTATCCCTTAGGAAACATGTTAATGAGCTTGAGAGTGAATGTAATTTGAAGTCCATTGAAGCAGCTTCTGCAACTGCAGGAAAAGAAGAAGCTGTCATTGCTACTTTAGCCGAAATATCCAGTCTGAAAGAAGATAGCTCTGCTAAGATGTCACAAATTTCTAATTTGGAGGCTCAAATTACTGCTTTGAAAGATGATTTGGACAAAGAGCATCAACGATGGCGTGCTGCTCAAGATAATTATGAGAGACAGGTAATCCTGCAGTCAGAAACTATTCAAGAACTGACTAGAACGTCTCAAGCTTTGGCTGCCTTACAAGAAGAATCATCTGAGCTCCGGAAATTGTCAGATATTCTAAAAACCGAAAATAATGCATTGAAGGCCAAATGGGAGGCAGAATTGTCGGCGTTAGAAGTGTCAAAAATTGAAGCAGAAAAGAAATATGCTGAGGCTAATGAACAGAACAAAATATTACTTGACCGGCTTGAGGGTTTGCACATTAAACTGGCTGAGAAGGACCGTGTATCTGCAGGTGTATCTTCTGGAAGCACAATGGCCGAGAGTGATGATGGGTTGATGAACGTTGTGAATTATCTAAGACGGTCTAAGGAAATTGCAGAAACAGAAATTTCTTTGCTGAGACAGGAAAGACTTAGGTTGCAATCACAGCTCGAGAACGCTCTGAGGAGAGCAGAGGTAGCAGAAGCATCACTTAGTTCTGAGCGAGAGAATTCGAGAGCTCAGGTTTTAAGTGAAGAGGAATTTAAATCACTGCAGCTTAAGGTTAGAGAACTGAACTTACTTCGTGAAAGTAACTTGCAATTGAGAGAGGAGAGCAAATACAATGTTGACGAATGCCAAAAACTTCGCCAAGCTGCCCAGAAGATGAAAACTGAAGTAGAAGATCTGCAGAAACTTctcaatgaaagacaagctGACGTGGAAGCTTGTAGGAAAGAAATTGAAATGCAGAAGCTGGATAAGGAGCAGCTTGAGAGGAGGGTTAGTGAGTTGGTTGAGAGGTATAAAAGTTTTGACCTAGAAGAATATGCAAGACTGAAAGAATCTGCTTCACAGATGCAGGTGAATCTGAGAGAAAAGGATGCagaattggagaaaattaaGAAAGCGTTATCTGAGCAGCAGAATCTGGTATCTAGCTTAGATCAAGACCTCACAAAGAGCAGAACAGAATTGAGTCAGAGAGAATCTAGAATCAACGAGATTCTGCAATCTGAGGCCTCGGCGAGATCCGAAGTTGATAAACAGAGAAGGTTGAATGCTCAATTAAAGAAGAGGGCAGACAACTTATTAAAGGAAAAGGATAGGGCAGACAACTTGTCAAAGGAAAAGGACGATTTGGCTAGAGAGAATCAAGCTCTGTCCAAACAGTTGGAAGATGCTAAACAAGGGAAAAGAACTGCTGATGCTGCAGATGAACAAGCCTTgaaagacaaagaaaaagagaaaaacaccAGAATCCAGGGGCTTGAGAAGGTCATAGCCCAAGAGAGATCAAAGCGTTCGAAGATTCAAAAGACAATAAGCGATTCCTATGGAACTGTGACTCAGCAACGGTCCAAGCTATTAGAGGAACTGGACAAGCACAAGCAGGCTCTGAAGATGCTTACCGACGAAGTTGAGAAGATAAGGCAAACCAAAGGCAGTCAAACAGAGGGCACGTCAGTGGATCAACTTCTTTCTGGGACTCACTTAGAGGATTTTACTGCTGCATATCTTCAGGCTGTAGATGAGTTTGAACGGGTTGCACGTAATGCGCTCAGGGCTTCTGGTGCTGGTGACACTTCTGCTCCAGATGCTTCTGTTTCTGGCTCTGTCGTTCCCGGTCCAGCAGCTACGCCTCCGCCACCAGCTAGCTTGTTGACTTCCACTCCTGCAGTAGGAAAAgcagaagaagaaaggagaCTTGTTTTATCAAAGATAACATCTGAAACTCGTAAAACAGGAAGGAAGTTGGTTCGACCTCGCATCACAAAGCCAGAAGAACCTTTAGCTGATGTAGAGATGCAAGATACGGATGAATCCAGCCACAGTAGGAAGCATGTGACACCTCAAAATGCAGAGAATCTAGATAATGCCACATTACCAACTCAGCCACCAATTCGCAAGCGCCCATCTGCAGCATCTACCTCAGACTTACAAGAAGAAACTCCTGCCACGGGTGAAACCTGCTTAGATGTGGCTCAACCCGTGCTTAAGAAGTCCAAACATCTTGAGGCACCTCAAGAAGGCAGTGAAGACAAATCTGCTGGTAATGTAGAAATTTCAGAATCTCTGCCTACCACGGAGGAACATGATGCTGGAGATGAAACCCAAGGTTTGAAAGAGGAAGCCAGTGATATTGAGAAGGACGAGACGACACTTTCTGGAGAGCAGGTTGAAGAGCCaccagttgttgcaacaaatcaGGCTGAGTCACAGGTTGATAGAACAGATGTTGCAGATGATACTTTTGTGAGGCCTAATGAAGTGTCTACCCCAGATAATGAATCAACATTTCAGGTGCAACAAGAGAGAGAGCAGCTATCGATGGATGAAAGGGAAGAGGGAGAGCTAATTGCTGATCCTGAAGACATCGGAGATCTTGATGGAGGTAGCAATTTATCAATGGGAAGCCCAGAAAATTTGGAACCTCAGACTGATAACTTGGCTGTTACTGATGAAGATtccttgcttgctccaacagaCACCGGGGAGATAGAATCTTCCCAGCTTCCAGATGATGATAAGAATGATGAAGTTGATGCGACAGAAGAGCTAGCTGAAAGTTCTGATAAGTTGAATGATGGTGGTGACCAGGTTGCTGCAGAAAGTGATCAGGCGGTGGATACTGTTGTTACTGGTGAGAAACCATCAAGCAGTCCAGTTCATAGTAGCAATTCAAAAGAAGGGGGTCCGGTTGACAGTGCTGCTTCTGAAACAGAAGAAGGGAAACAGGTTTCACCTGTCAATAGGAGCTCAAGAACCATAAATTTGAATGAGAGGGCTAGAGAAAGGGCTTCCATTAGGCAGGCTGCTATGCTTTCCTCTACGCCGACAAGAGGCCGTGGGCGAGTTCTTCGGGGTCGCGGTGGGCGCAGTGGTCGCGGTGGTCGCGGTCCGATCTCTGGTCCACAGGGTTAA